The following is a genomic window from Calditrichota bacterium.
ACGAGAAAAACGCCAATAATTGCTATTTTTTTCATGATTTTCAATTCCTATGTCCAAACATCTGCAAAAAACACAAGAGATGTCTGCATCAATTAAACGGCCCCGAAGCCGCCTGGGCGGATCAGCCCTCTAAACCAGTCCAATTTCTTTGCAGCTTTTCCAGATCACTCTCGTAAGCCTGCTTTTTTGCCCGTTCCTTTTGAACAATCTCCTCGGGCGCGCGCTTCAGGAAATTTTCGTTGGACAGTTTCTTGTTGACCTGCTGAATCAAGTTTTGCAGGCGCGTGATTTCCTTTGTGAGGCGCTCCCGTTCTTTGTCAAGATCGATGAGGCCTCCCAGGGGAACGTAGATTTCCGCTCCCTGCACAACAGCCGAAGCCGCCTGCCTGGGTTTTTCCTGCAGATGGGGGTGAATCGTGATGGTTTCCACACCCGCCAAATAGGTTAAATACGCCTGATTTTTCTCCAGTGCAACCTGTTGAGAATGATTGAGACCCGAAAGAATGACTTTCGCCTTTCGGTTAGGCGGTACGTTCATTTCACTCCGGACATTTCGTACGGCACCAATGAGTTCCTGAAGAAACAGCATTTCCGCTTCTGCTTCCGGAGATTGGAGCGTTTGAACCACATCCGGCCACGGGGCAACGGTAATACTTTCAGCCTCGCCTTTGCTGCGTACCGACTGCCAGATTTCCTCCGAAATAAACGGCATCACCGGATGCAGTACTTTCATTGAATTTTTCAACAGCCACAAACTGAGATTGAGGGTCCATTTTCTCGCGTCGATCTCTTCTTTTTGGTAGAGACGCGGCTTAATCAATTCCAGGTACCAGTCACAGAAGTCGTGCCAGAAAAAATTGTAGAAGGTCGTCAGGGCTTCATTAAACCTGTAGGTCTCGAGAGCCTTTGTGATGGAATCCACAGCTCGCTGCATCCGACTGACGATCCAGCGGTCGCTAAGCTCGGCCGCCCGAGAATCCCAATTTTTGACCGGATCAAAATCGGCTTCAATGAGAGCCTCATCGGTATTCATCATGATAAAGCGGAAGGCATTCCAGATCTTATTCGAAAAATTCCGCCCCATCTCGAATTTGCTTTCCGAAAGATTGATGTCCTGCCCTTCGGACGTCAGCATAATCAGCGAGAACCGCACGGCATCGGCACTGTACCTGTCCACCATTTTGAGGGGATCAATTCCGTTGCCCAGCGATTTGCTCATTTTTCGGCCTTTTTCATCCCGAATAATGCCGTGAATGTACACATCGCTGAAGGGTTTTTCCTCCATAAATTCCAGTCCGGCCATAATCATGCGTGCAACCCAGAAGAAGATAATATCCTGTGCCGTCACCAGGGTGTTGGTCGGATAAAAATACGTTAAATCTTCCGTTTTTTCCGGCCATCCCAGGGTTGCAAACGGCCAGAGCCAGGACGAAAACCAGGTATCCAGCACATCTTCATCCTGCCGGATATGCGCACTGCCGCATTTCTCGCAGCTTTCCGGTTTCTCCCGTTTCACCATCATGTGGCCGCACTCTTTACAATAAAAAACCGGAATGCGGTGCCCCCACCAGAGCTGCCGCGAAATACACCAATCGCGGATGTTGGTCATCCAATTTTCGTAGACCTTTGTCCATTTTTCAGGAATAAAGCGAATATCCCCTTTCTGTACGGACGCAAGGGCCTTTTCGGCCAGAGGCTTAATTTTTACAAACCACTGTTCGGAAAAATAGGGTTCGATCACCGTATCGCAGCGCTGGCAGTGGCCAACGGCGTGCTGATGTGCTTCCACCTTCTTCAAAAGGCCCTGTTTTTCCAGTTCTTGAACCAGGGCTTTTCGGCAGTCAAACCGATCCATTCCCTGATAGGGCCCGGCATTTTCATTCATCCGGCCTTCCGTATCCATGATGACGATGGAGGACAGGTTATGGCGGCGGCCAATCTCGAAATCGTTGGGATCGTGAGCCGGAGTGACTTTAACCGCACCCGTTCCGAATTCAGGATCCACCTGTTCGTCCGCAATCACCGGAATTTCCCGGTTCAGAATGGGCAGAATAACCGTTTTCCCGATGAGGGCCTTGTAGCGCGGGTCTTCCGGGTGTACGGCCACCGCCGTATCTCCCAACATGGTTTCCGGCCGGGTGGTTGCCACGGTCACGAATTGATTGGAATCTTTTACGGGATAGGCGATGTACCAGAGGTGCCCCTGTTCGTCTTTGTGAATAACCTCTTCATCGGACAATGCGGTGTGGCACCGGGGACACCAGTTAATAATGTACTTTCCGCGATAAATAAGCCCCTTTTCGTACAATCGGACAAACACCTCGCGCACAGCCCGCGTGTACGGTTCATCCATCGTAAAGCGGGTACGCGACCAGTCACAGGAGGCACCCAGCTTTTTTAATTGATTAATAATCAATCCACCGTATTTTTCCCGCCACTGCCACACGCGCTTCACAAACTCCTCCCGACCCAAATCGTGGCGCGTCAGTCCTTCTTCTTTCAGCAACCGCCGCTCCACCACATTTTGTGTGGCAATTCCGGCATGATCGGTCCCCGGCAGCCAGAGGGTTTCGAACCCCTTCATCCGGTGGAAACGGATTAAAATATCCTGCAACGTGTTGTTGTAGGCATGTCCCATGTGCAGAATATCCGTCACATTGGGCGGGGGAATCACAATGGTGTAAGGCGATTTTTGGGGATTGGGTTCCGCGTGAAAATAGTTCTTTTTCTGCCAAAAGTCATACAGGCGATCTTCAACCGTTTTCGGATTGTAAATCTTTGGAATTTCCGGACGCATTCAGTTTCCTTACTTTCAAAATGTAAATAAATTCTTCGTGCCTTTGAGTTTTCGCAGCCAGTATTTTTTATCTAATAAGAAAGCTTTGAAAAAATCAAGGTTTCCGACACAGGCAATGGTTCGTAACAAAATAAGATCATCATTTGTGATAAAAATTAATTCGCAAAATTCGCGGGAAAAGGCTTCTTAAAGCCGGTTTCCACATAAAAAAAATCAAACTAAATATAAAAAAAAACCTCTTAAGAATCAACCAATTATTTATCCTTCCGGATTTCCCAGGACGCGTTTGATTTCGTTCAAAAGGGCAATGAGGTGGTCTACCAAAGGATCCAGCTCACGGCTCAAATCCGGGGAAACATCCCCGTAGCGTTTTAATTTATCTGCCTTTTTGTCGGCAATAATTGACCAGAAATAACTCGTACTGCCGTTCATAATTTGGGATAATTTCTCTTCCTCACTCGGCAGGTCGAATACCTCTTTAAATCTGGCAATCAAACCCTCAATTTCTTGAAAGAGGGTTTGCACATGAGAAATTTGGGAATGGCTGAGATCATTTTGAAAACTGTACAAGATTCCGCGGTGTTCCTTTTGGGAAAGAAGCGTTTCAATCCAGAAAAGGCGTTCTTCCAGCAAACGCAAGGCAATGCGAATGCTGTTTTTTTGTGCAGGATTTAACAGGGCTTTATCCATGTGTTTGATTTACGTTTTGACCTGCATAATTCATAAATTGCGGCCACAAAGACCCTGAGTCACGAAGGCTATTACAATTAAAATAATTGGCGATTTGCAACTCAGTTTGTTTTGTACAGTTTCCTGTTTCAATGAATATTTATTTATCTTTTTGTTTATTATACCCTTGTGTTTTCGTGACTTTGTAGCCAATGAATTATTCAGATTAAGAACCTTTCTGCGAAATGTCCCGAATTTCGGATGTACCTATTTTTTTAGTAAATCCCAGGCAATTTTGACAGCCTTGCCTTCGGCTTCCGTAATTTTTTCCGTTTGAAAGCGATAGTCGTTTTTTTGAATCACGGTTTCCAGTTGTTTTAAAAGGGCCTGAATTTTATCCCGTTGAAAATGAATCAGCTTTTCTTGAACCTCTTTGGAAGACAGTTCCCGCAAAACCGCTCCAAAATGCCTGCGGCACAACCCGACACTCCTGGCAAGCGGCCCCCAAAAATCCGGGATGGCCAGGTATCTGGAAAAAGCCCCGGTCAACCGGCGCTCGTTTTCCTCGTAAACGTTGCACAGGGGACAGCCAGGCTCCGGCGGATTCTGCGGCGGATGGTCAGCGTATTTCGTCATTAAATCCTTGCCAATGATGGCCAATCCCAGAATATCGCCCAGATCAATCAGTAACTGGGTGTGCCGTTTACAAAGCCCCCCGGCCTGCCGGAATTTTTTTCGCACCCCCGGATCATTCACACTTTCGTAGAAAATCGACTCTATGTACCGTCTCTCCCGCAAATCCAGCAGGTGGCAAACCGGACATTCTTCTGCGGCAAAGGCCTCTTCAAAATCAAAGTAAAGGGAATCCTTTGAAATTTTCTCAGACGCACGCCGTTGGAATCCAAAAAACCGCATTGGACGTCTTTCTCTCCCACATTAAAATAAAAGGCACGGGTTTGTTTTATTCAACATTTTTTGGGTCAGCCCCGGCACTGACATCCCTACTGTATCAATTGATTATTTTCGAATTTGTGGAGGCGCAAAATCCTGCACCCCTATCTTTGCATTTTTGCAATTGCCTCTGTGTTTTTGCGGCATAAATCAGTTAGGTTAAATGTAAGCAATATTAAGAAGAGGAACAACAGGAAATTTTGGAGAAGAAAAATAGGAATCGCTATTTATTGGAAACGGGCGGAAATGAATGCGATAAACCAAATATTTTCAAAGTAGTGAATGGGCTGGGAGAATGGTGCTACAGCGTTTGTGTAGGGCGAACACAATCCATCAGATGATTCTGAAAAAACGGTAATAACCCTGGCAGGGATTGCTTTCGCCCCACATGACACCACCATTAATATTTTTTTGTAAACACCAGCGGACCGTGGCACCCCGCGCTTGAACAGGTTTTGGTGTCAGGATTCCATCCCAAACTGGGATTGACCTCAGCGTGGCCGGTGGAATCGATATGACCCGGCGCATACACACTGTCCGGTACCACATGGCAGGTGCTGCAGCTCACGCCGGCGTTCAGCATGGCCTGGTGTGCCCCCACTCCGGGCGAGGTGTAATCCAGGTTCCCGGCCAAATCCCTCGGGGGAGCGGCATTTTTTTCGTTTCCGTGACACGTGTTGCAGGCCTCCGGCCCACCCGGGCGGGTGTGGCATTCGAGACAGGATTTATGGACCACGCCCCCGGAGTAATCCTTCCCGTGGCATGCCTGGCAGGGATGCATATCGTAGTTATGAGATTGAATGTAGGCTCCGTGAAAACCGGCCGTTCCGATTTCCATCCAATCCGCTTTGTGAGGAAAAGCCTTGTGACAGCTGGTACAGGACACACCCACTTCGCCTCCGGACAGATCCTCTCCGTGGCACTCCTGGCAACCGGAATATCCCCGGGCCAGCACAATTTGCCCGTGAAAATCGGCTGAATTTTCCTGCATCCAGGTTTCGGGGTGTGTCAAACTTTCCACAGGATTTTTCTTCTGGCTGCATCCCCAAATGAGAACTGCTCCCAAAATAACCGCAAGAAATCCATAGAATTGTTTCATGCCTCTACTCTTCTTTATTGGGTTGATTGTGACATTTGAAACACGAGGGATAGGTTTTGTAGTCGCCATGACAAGCCAAACACGATTCCAGGTCAAATTCCGCTTCAATTTTGTGTTGTCCGCCATCGATTCGATTAGCCCAATCCACACGGCCATGGGAGGGCGGCATCACCTCTTTCTCCTGATGGCATTGAATACAGAAAACCTCATCTTCGTGGCACGAAATACATTGAATTTTATTCATTTTAGCATCAATCGCATGATTCCATTCATAATTTAAAGGATGCGTGCGATGGGTGAGGTTTTTGCCCTCATGGCAGTCTTCACAATCGCTTTGTGCATGACACTGAGTGCATTCTTCCGGATTGGACTCGGCCGCAAATTGATGTGCATGTTTCCAGTCCAGTTTATGGCTAATGGGCTGCAAATCTTCCTTGGGCGTATGGCATACCTGACATTTCAACGGATCGCTGACCCGTTTTTGTTGATGGCAGGTCTGGCACTGATTCATTTTTGGCAGATGCCGTGCCACCGTGTTGGTTGCTTTCGAAATACCAACGTGGCAGGTTAAACATTTTTCCCCGGCCTGCAAATGCGTCCGGTGCGGAAATTTCGGGCTGTACTGGGTGATCCGCGGAACCACCTTTGCCTCATCGGGATTGGTATGACAAACCGTGCATTTATTGGGCGCACTGTCGCCATCGTGACACTGAAAACAGGTTTCCATATCCGGCAGCAAATTGTCGGTTCCCTTCATGCTGCTGTCTACCCGGGTGTGACACGTCGTGCAGTCAATACCCATTTCATCCACATGCTTCTGATGCGAATAAATCAGATGATCTTTTTGCCCGGCGCTGGCAAAAACGGCCACACCGACAAAGAGACCCGCGATGAAAAACAAAAAACCGGCAATTTTCATGACTCTCTTTCTCTTTAGAATCGGCATATGACTTGTCCCAAAATTCGATTATCAACGTTGTACAACCGATTACGAGTGAACTGATCTTCCAAAGAAACCAGAAATTTCCTTTTAATCTGGTACTCCAGCCGAAAAGCGCTGCCATATTGAATGTAACTTTCAGACCAGTCACTAATCTGGTAGTTGGAAAAATCCAATAAAAGTCTGGCCTTCAGCCCGGAGGTAATGGCGTACGAGGCATCCGCATAAAGCCGGGTTTGAAATCCTGCCGCCCCCAAATCCTGCTGAAATCCGACAATTCCGTACGGCGTCAGCACGCCCAAACGGATCTTTTGTGAGTGTTTTTCCTCGCTTTGAATCCACAATACATCACCTGTAACGCCGTATTTTTTTGAAAAATAATAAACAGCATTGAGCCGACCCTGAGCCAATCCATTCAGTTCAAAACGTTCAAAAAAGGAATCGTGATAAACATGCGGTGTGCGATAAAACCCCTCAAGGTAAAAAAGCCATTTCGGCGCTGGCAGCCAGCGCAAATTTACCAGTGCTTTTTGGAGCGTCGACTCCAACAGGTTATACGAAACCCGCGTCCGCCAGAAAAGGCTCTTGCCGAATGCCCGGCTTGCGTTTACTCCAATCAGTTGCCAATAGGCGGAACCCGAACGCACCTTCTGGTAGAAACTCATCCCGAACCGCGTGCCGGCTATTTTCTTTGCTTCGATTTTGGCGCCAAATACATAGCCATCCTTCAGGCGGTACACCTTGGCCGACCGGTCGTAGGGAACTTCCACCCCTCCAAAGACCGCAACGCTTAGTTTTTTGACGGGCCGGATCGTTACAAATCCCCCGTCCAGATAACCAATGCCGACGCCGTTAAAATAAAATTTTCGGCCAAGAGACAGATCCACACGGTTTTTCCAGAGATGATTCCACATAAGGTACGCCCCGTACACCTGAAAGGGCGTTTTCATGTTTTCGGGGCCCAGGTCTGTTAACCCCATTACATTCACATGAACAGAGAAATTTTTGATCAGCTTTGGGCGGTACCCCAAGGTTACCTGTTGATAAAAATTATAGTGCGCATCCTCGGTTTTATATCCCAAAAAGGATGTAACACTCGAACCGGAAAGCTGGGGTATGGATGCGGTTAATGGACCGGCCCAAATCAACAGGCATGAAACAAGGATTCCAAACTTTAATTTCATGGGGAACCTTTCATTTTAGGTTCATCCAAATAAGGAAACAGGGCGGAAGAATGCTTTCCGCCCCATTCACATTTATTAATGGATCACTTTCGTTCTCTTCCGCTTATTTCAACAGCGTCATCTTCCTGTAATCCACACGATGTCCGGCCTGAATACGATAAACATACACACCATTTGGAACGGCATGGCCAAGATCATCTTTTCCATCCCACACAATGGAGTGCCGTCCGGCTTTTTTCTTGCCCTTCACCAGCGTGCACACCCGATTGCCCAGAATATTGAAAACCTCAAGGGTCACATAGGATGCACGCGGCAATTCATACGTAATTTTTGTAGACGGGTTAAACGGATTGGGATAATTCTGGAACAATTCAAATTTCGTTGGAGAGCCGGCCACGGTTTCCTCTTTCACTCCCGTTGCATTCAGGATTTCGTTGGATTTTTGAATGACATCTGCCAGCAGATCCATTTGATACTTATGATTATGAAAGCCTTCGCTTTCGTCCGATTGAACCAGAAACAGATTTGTTTGGGCTTCTTCTAATTTGGCCAAAAGTCCCGAATCCGTATTCCCCTGCATGGCTGTTTCAGCCGCCGTAACCTTCTGTTCAGCCGAATCCAGTTTTGCCTGAGTCTCTTCCTTGTACATCTTAATAACAGATTTGGCAGAAGCCGCATTCATTCCCGAATGGCAGGATGCGCACGAAACGGTTTCACTGCCATCCTCTTCGGCGACAAAAATAGACCAGGAATGTCCGTGGTACATCGCCGAATTGCTTCCATCTACATCGCTGGAATACATGTGGCAATCGGTGCAAGACGCACCCGGCATGGTTTGTTCAAACGTAACGCCGACCGCCACACCGCCCTTGATAATATTGTAGGTTAGGTGATCGGTATCGGGAAATCGAAGATTGCCATGGCACTGGCCGCACAATTCGGCAGAATTATCAAAGACCGTGTATTTTTTGGTCGTGGAATTAAAATACGAATATTGATTGGGATAATGCGGATTGTGGCAGGTATTGCACGCCACACTTGGCCAGTCAGCCTGATTTTTTGAAGTGGTGGAAGCAGAAAAGGCTCCATTGCTTGTGGTAAAGAAATAATCCAGCGCTTCAGCCTCTGTCATCCCGCCATTGGCCAATACCGCCGTTGGTGCATGGCAGGCGATACAATTTTCGGGATCGGAACCGCTGATGACCGAATCCGGTGTTTCTCCGGCCCGTTCTTCTGCCAGTTCTTCGGCAACATCATCCTGTGTATCGGAATGTTTACTCATTTTCCAGGCATTATAGGTTAAGTGATCTGTATCTGGAAAATGGAGATTCCCGTGACACTGCCCGCAAAGGGACGGAACATTGGCCACCGTGTCATAGGATGTCGTCGTAGAATTGAAGTAGCCAAATACCGGCAAGGATGCCGGGTGATTTGAGGGAACATTGTGACAGGTTGTACACCAGTTGTGGGGCCAATTGGTTGTATCGGCGACCGTTGTTGAGTCGGTAAATACGCCGTTTGTGGTCGTAAAAAAGTGACCCAGGGCCTCAGCCTCCGTCATCCCGCCATTTACCGTAACGGCCAGAGGCGAATGGCATGCAATACAATTTTCCGGGTCGGAACCATACAAAACCGAATCAGGAGATTCCCCAACCCGTTCCTCTGATAACTCATCAGCCACATCCATCTGGGTGTGCGAATGGCTTCCTTTTAGCCACTGTTGATAAACATTTCCGTGACACAATTTGCAATCCAATTGAGACTGCGCAAATGTCATTTGATTCGTCGTCATGATCAAAAAAATCATGGCGGCCAAATAAAATCCCAAATTGGTTATTCTGGTTTTCATTTTCAGCCACCCTCCTTATGTAAGTAACAGTGAGCTCCGAGTGAAATAAACCGAAGCTTGAATTATCTGACCTCATTATCGAATGTCATTTTCAGGCTATTGATCGTATACGCATCTTTCCGTTACCCTTTCCCCATAACTGCCATTGACGGCATAAAGATTATTCGCATTATCAATCTATTTTCACAGCTCATATGCAAACCTCCTTATTTTTGTTTTTATTTTGTATGACTTTACGGTTTTGGCGGAATATCTGCCGGAACAATTACGTTTTTATTGGCCTCCAATTCATCAGGAGCCACATCAGCTTTTCTCAGAAAAAAACTACGGGTTGAATGGCATTTTAGCGCACAATTACCCCCGCTTCCCGTGGTATCTGTCCGGGCTGTCCAGCGCTGAATATTGTGTGGTGTACTGTATTTCCAGGTGGGTACAGAATTATAGTTTGCCAAATCGGAAACACCCCAGGCCGCGTAGCTGTCTCGGGAAACAGGAATATGGCGCACGACGACATACTTTTTGGGATGTTCGGCCGAGCGAATCGGATTTCTTCCAATTTTAAACGACATGTACGGCGGTTCAGCCAATCCCCCGGCACCCACATGGCACGAATTGCAGTTTTTGTAATCCTGTGAATGGCAGACCTGACATTGAAAATCTTTCCAATGCATGAAATGATAAATGTTTGCCGTGGCTTTATCCTGATGACAATCCTCACAGCGGGGTGAATTGGGTACCGCGTAACGCGTATCCGATTCAACGCCCGTGCCGTGTAATTCATCTTCCTTGTGGCAGAACAAACACTGTTTTTTACCGGATACCCAATGGACATCCGGCTGGTAACCCTCATGCTGTCCCAGATACTCTTCGCCCACACGACTTCCGTGGCAAGCCGTGCAGTTGTTGATCATATCCGGTTCTTTGCGAAAGGCATGTCCCATAATAAATCCACCCTTTACGCTGGCCGGCCGGCTCACATGACACTGCCCGCAGGTGGTATGACAGGTGCCACAATCCTTCTTAAAATGCTGCATTAAGCCGGGGTTATCTTTAAGCGAGAAACCGGCCCGTTCTCTGAAAAGCGTAAAATATCCATTTTGATTAAAATGAATGCTCTTTTGGACATGCTCCACAATGTTTGTATGACATCCTGCACAGTAGGTTTGTGCATCCTCAGATGGATCGGCCACCAAACCGACATGGGCAGAATCCTTGTTTGTTGCCTCCTGATGGCCCTTGTGGCATCCTACACAGGCGATTTTCCCGTGGACTCCCTCAAAAAATTCCGATGTGACCAACACCTTTTCCCACGGTGCCAGTGGGGTCACCGAGCCGCCCAGGCCCTCATCTGCCACACCGGAAGGCGCCTCCTCTGGCGTGGCAACCTTCTTTAGCAATGCCTGATCCGTGTGACAATCCACACACCCAATGGATACATTTAGGGGTTTTGATGGAATGGGCTCCCGCTTGGAACATCCTACAACCATCATCAGCAGAATCGCCGGCACAGCCCACAACCATTCCTTATTCAACATGATTTGGCCTTTCTTCCATTCGTTTAAGGAGCGCTCGTATTTTGGGTGAATAGACAAAATTGTTTTTCAGTGATTTAAAGATTTCTTTTGCTTTATCCCGGCGGCCACAGAGACCGTCCAAAATAGCCCTTGCAAGACGCCTGTCCGATTCCTCTTTATAAAGCGATTCTTCTGATTGTACCTCCAAGCAAATCGGCTTTAAATAGACATTTTCCATCATTTTTTTATCGGGGCAAATCTCTATTAACTGAAGGTAATGAACAAGAGCTTTTTCCAAAAGCGCCACTTTCAATTCCGCCAAAATGCAATGAACCAGTACATCCTGATTGTGCGGCTCCTGCTCCAAAACCGCCTCATAAGCCTGAATGGCTTTTTGGTAGAGCCCGTTAATAAAATACTGATTCCCGAGCATTTCACTCATCAGTTGAATCCTGTTTTTAGACAATAATATCCTGTGATAAACTAACAAGAAATGTACCAAAGGTATTATATATTGTTTTTTATCGTGTTACAAGCTATTCCGGTCTTCATTGGAGAAGGGAAATTTGAAACATACTGTTAAACCTGATTTTTGGTGATCCTTAATTGTAAAATTATTAGTCAATTAGGCCTGAAACAGTATTTTTAACAATATGTTTCATTTGAAACATCATTACTTGGATAGGATCGGTGAAAAAGAGGAATGTTGATTTTTCCCATACTTTCAAACAGCGCCGTTCGGTCAACTGTTGGAATGAATTGGAATTGTGATGATAAATGTGGTCCCCTTATTGGGTTCGCTCTTAACATCAATTGTGGTTCCATACGTCTCCAACAAGCGGTATGCCATAAACAGGCCCATACCCGTATTGTAACTCCGACGGTTATCATTCGGGTCTTGAAAGCCCTTGGTTGTAAAAAATGGAAGAAAGATTTTATCCAGATCTTCCTTTGCGATACCAACGCCCGTGTCACTTATCGTAATTTGAATTCCCTTGTCAACAGCCCTTGTGGACACAGTGAGTGTTTTTTCTTCGCTTTTTTCCATCGCCTCCACCGCATTGTACAGAAAGGCTTCAAGACTGATGACAAAATCACTGTAGCGTCCAAATACCGGAGGCAGTTTTGGATCGAAATCTGTGAACTTTTGCAATTGATAACGAAACTGATAATTCATCTCCAGAAGTTCAAGGGAATCGGCCAATAGTTCATTTAGCTGAACCGGCATTTTTTGATCGATAATCTCTTTTTTATTGCGATCT
Proteins encoded in this region:
- a CDS encoding valine--tRNA ligase, which codes for MRPEIPKIYNPKTVEDRLYDFWQKKNYFHAEPNPQKSPYTIVIPPPNVTDILHMGHAYNNTLQDILIRFHRMKGFETLWLPGTDHAGIATQNVVERRLLKEEGLTRHDLGREEFVKRVWQWREKYGGLIINQLKKLGASCDWSRTRFTMDEPYTRAVREVFVRLYEKGLIYRGKYIINWCPRCHTALSDEEVIHKDEQGHLWYIAYPVKDSNQFVTVATTRPETMLGDTAVAVHPEDPRYKALIGKTVILPILNREIPVIADEQVDPEFGTGAVKVTPAHDPNDFEIGRRHNLSSIVIMDTEGRMNENAGPYQGMDRFDCRKALVQELEKQGLLKKVEAHQHAVGHCQRCDTVIEPYFSEQWFVKIKPLAEKALASVQKGDIRFIPEKWTKVYENWMTNIRDWCISRQLWWGHRIPVFYCKECGHMMVKREKPESCEKCGSAHIRQDEDVLDTWFSSWLWPFATLGWPEKTEDLTYFYPTNTLVTAQDIIFFWVARMIMAGLEFMEEKPFSDVYIHGIIRDEKGRKMSKSLGNGIDPLKMVDRYSADAVRFSLIMLTSEGQDINLSESKFEMGRNFSNKIWNAFRFIMMNTDEALIEADFDPVKNWDSRAAELSDRWIVSRMQRAVDSITKALETYRFNEALTTFYNFFWHDFCDWYLELIKPRLYQKEEIDARKWTLNLSLWLLKNSMKVLHPVMPFISEEIWQSVRSKGEAESITVAPWPDVVQTLQSPEAEAEMLFLQELIGAVRNVRSEMNVPPNRKAKVILSGLNHSQQVALEKNQAYLTYLAGVETITIHPHLQEKPRQAASAVVQGAEIYVPLGGLIDLDKERERLTKEITRLQNLIQQVNKKLSNENFLKRAPEEIVQKERAKKQAYESDLEKLQRNWTGLEG
- a CDS encoding cytochrome c3 family protein encodes the protein MKIAGFLFFIAGLFVGVAVFASAGQKDHLIYSHQKHVDEMGIDCTTCHTRVDSSMKGTDNLLPDMETCFQCHDGDSAPNKCTVCHTNPDEAKVVPRITQYSPKFPHRTHLQAGEKCLTCHVGISKATNTVARHLPKMNQCQTCHQQKRVSDPLKCQVCHTPKEDLQPISHKLDWKHAHQFAAESNPEECTQCHAQSDCEDCHEGKNLTHRTHPLNYEWNHAIDAKMNKIQCISCHEDEVFCIQCHQEKEVMPPSHGRVDWANRIDGGQHKIEAEFDLESCLACHGDYKTYPSCFKCHNQPNKEE
- a CDS encoding ammonia-forming cytochrome c nitrite reductase subunit c552, which produces MKTRITNLGFYLAAMIFLIMTTNQMTFAQSQLDCKLCHGNVYQQWLKGSHSHTQMDVADELSEERVGESPDSVLYGSDPENCIACHSPLAVTVNGGMTEAEALGHFFTTTNGVFTDSTTVADTTNWPHNWCTTCHNVPSNHPASLPVFGYFNSTTTSYDTVANVPSLCGQCHGNLHFPDTDHLTYNAWKMSKHSDTQDDVAEELAEERAGETPDSVISGSDPENCIACHAPTAVLANGGMTEAEALDYFFTTSNGAFSASTTSKNQADWPSVACNTCHNPHYPNQYSYFNSTTKKYTVFDNSAELCGQCHGNLRFPDTDHLTYNIIKGGVAVGVTFEQTMPGASCTDCHMYSSDVDGSNSAMYHGHSWSIFVAEEDGSETVSCASCHSGMNAASAKSVIKMYKEETQAKLDSAEQKVTAAETAMQGNTDSGLLAKLEEAQTNLFLVQSDESEGFHNHKYQMDLLADVIQKSNEILNATGVKEETVAGSPTKFELFQNYPNPFNPSTKITYELPRASYVTLEVFNILGNRVCTLVKGKKKAGRHSIVWDGKDDLGHAVPNGVYVYRIQAGHRVDYRKMTLLK